A stretch of Aphanothece sacrum FPU1 DNA encodes these proteins:
- a CDS encoding DUF6972 family protein: protein MRRLLNKEGFVHVFKIDGTQIPLYYGEIKVTKDKYHAIPRTRPS from the coding sequence ATGCGGCGATTATTAAATAAAGAGGGATTTGTTCATGTATTTAAAATTGATGGAACTCAAATTCCTTTGTATTATGGAGAAATAAAAGTAACCAAAGACAAGTATCATGCTATCCCCCGAACTAGACCTAGTTAA
- a CDS encoding acetolactate synthase large subunit yields the protein MGELTTAELLVQCLENEGVEYIFGLPGEENLHILEALKHSSIQFITTRHEQGAAFMADVYGRLTGKAGVCLSTLGPGATNLMTGVADANLDGAPLVAITGQVGTDRMHIESHQYLDLVAMFAPVTKWNKQIVRPSITPEVTRKAFKVAQSEKPGAVHIDLPENIAAMPVVGQPLRRDAQEKTYASYRSLNAAAMAISKAKNPLILVGNGTIRADATEALTEFVTSLNIPVANTFMGKGAVPYTHPLSLWTVGLQQRDLITCAFEQSDLVIAVGYDLIEYSPKRWNPEGTTPIIHIGMAPAEIDSSYIPLVEVVGDISDSLMDILKRADRQGKSGSLSTGLRTELVTEYERYAHDDGFPVKPQKIIYDLRQVMGPQDIVISDVGAHKMWMARHYHSDCPNTCIISNGFAAMGIAIPGAIAAKLVHPDRKVVAVTGDGGFMMNSQELETALRVGTPFVTLIFNDGGYGLIEWKQINQFGESAFIKFTNPDFVKFAESMGLKGYRVESAADLIPTLKMALEQNVPVVIDCPVDYEENIRFSQKAGDLSCQVWE from the coding sequence ATGGGGGAATTAACAACGGCTGAACTATTGGTTCAATGCCTAGAAAATGAAGGAGTGGAGTATATCTTTGGACTTCCCGGAGAAGAAAATCTGCACATTCTTGAAGCCCTGAAACACTCCTCAATTCAATTTATTACCACTCGTCACGAACAAGGGGCCGCTTTTATGGCCGATGTTTATGGACGACTCACAGGGAAAGCAGGAGTCTGTCTGTCTACTTTGGGGCCAGGGGCCACTAATTTGATGACAGGGGTAGCAGATGCTAACCTTGATGGTGCGCCTTTGGTAGCTATTACCGGCCAAGTGGGAACCGATAGAATGCACATTGAATCTCATCAATACCTAGATTTAGTGGCCATGTTCGCCCCTGTGACCAAATGGAATAAACAAATTGTCCGGCCTAGTATTACCCCAGAAGTTACTCGTAAAGCCTTTAAAGTGGCTCAAAGTGAGAAACCAGGGGCTGTTCATATCGATTTACCCGAAAATATCGCGGCTATGCCTGTAGTTGGCCAACCTTTAAGACGGGATGCTCAAGAAAAGACTTACGCTTCTTATCGTAGTCTTAATGCGGCAGCGATGGCTATTTCTAAGGCGAAAAATCCTTTGATTTTAGTAGGAAATGGTACAATTCGGGCTGATGCTACTGAAGCGTTAACGGAGTTTGTCACCAGTTTAAATATTCCGGTAGCGAATACGTTTATGGGGAAAGGGGCCGTTCCTTATACTCATCCTCTGTCGTTGTGGACAGTGGGACTACAACAACGGGATTTAATTACTTGTGCTTTTGAACAAAGCGATTTAGTGATTGCGGTGGGATATGATTTGATTGAATATTCTCCAAAAAGATGGAATCCTGAAGGTACAACCCCTATTATTCATATTGGTATGGCCCCGGCAGAAATTGACAGCAGTTATATTCCTTTGGTGGAAGTTGTCGGGGATATTTCTGATTCATTAATGGATATTCTCAAACGGGCTGATCGTCAAGGAAAATCAGGTTCTCTGTCCACCGGGTTACGCACAGAGTTAGTGACAGAATATGAACGTTATGCTCATGATGACGGATTTCCTGTTAAACCGCAAAAGATTATCTATGATCTGCGCCAAGTGATGGGGCCTCAAGATATCGTTATTTCTGATGTGGGGGCCCATAAAATGTGGATGGCCCGTCATTATCATTCGGATTGTCCTAATACTTGTATTATTTCTAATGGGTTTGCGGCCATGGGTATTGCCATTCCTGGGGCGATCGCCGCTAAATTAGTTCATCCTGATCGGAAGGTAGTAGCGGTGACGGGGGATGGGGGTTTTATGATGAACTCTCAAGAGTTAGAAACTGCTTTGCGAGTGGGAACGCCTTTTGTTACCTTAATTTTCAATGACGGTGGTTATGGATTAATTGAATGGAAACAAATTAATCAATTTGGTGAGTCTGCTTTCATTAAGTTTACTAATCCTGATTTTGTTAAATTTGCCGAAAGTATGGGATTAAAAGGTTATCGAGTTGAGTCTGCGGCAGATTTAATTCCTACTTTGAAAATGGCTTTAGAACAAAATGTTCCAGTAGTTATTGATTGTCCGGTTGATTATGAGGAAAATATCCGTTTCTCTCAAAAAGCTGGCGATTTAAGTTGTCAAGTTTGGGAATAA
- a CDS encoding Uma2 family endonuclease: protein MVTLTTAKFSVEDYHKMIEYGLLNNRQVELINGIILEMSPEGTEQAYLGETFANHLRRLTQGFAWIREARPITISNSEPEPDIAVVRLPHSMYRSHHPYPEDIYLLIEISYSTLGFDTSEKRDTYATAEIQDYWVVDVKNKQLIVYRFPLNGIYQNEIILSLEETVSPLAFPEIKINVNQIFRD from the coding sequence ATGGTGACATTAACAACTGCTAAATTTTCAGTTGAAGACTATCATAAAATGATAGAATATGGTTTATTAAATAATCGCCAAGTAGAGTTAATTAACGGAATTATTTTAGAAATGTCTCCCGAAGGAACAGAACAAGCTTATCTCGGAGAAACTTTTGCTAATCATTTACGTCGATTGACTCAAGGATTTGCTTGGATTAGAGAAGCTAGACCGATTACTATTTCTAATTCGGAACCGGAACCAGATATTGCTGTTGTTCGTCTTCCCCATTCAATGTATCGTTCCCATCATCCGTATCCTGAAGATATTTACTTATTAATAGAGATATCTTATTCTACTTTAGGGTTTGATACGTCAGAAAAAAGAGACACTTACGCTACCGCAGAAATTCAAGATTATTGGGTTGTTGATGTTAAAAATAAACAGTTAATTGTTTATCGTTTTCCCCTCAATGGAATTTATCAAAATGAGATAATATTATCATTAGAAGAAACGGTATCACCTTTAGCTTTTCCTGAAATTAAAATTAATGTTAATCAGATTTTTAGGGATTGA